In Populus nigra chromosome 1, ddPopNigr1.1, whole genome shotgun sequence, one genomic interval encodes:
- the LOC133700114 gene encoding cinnamoyl-CoA reductase 1-like, giving the protein MPVDTSSLPCQGQTVCVTGAGGFIASWIVKLLLEKGYSVKGTVRNPADPKNSHLRELEGAQERLTLCKADLLDYESLKEAIQGCDGVFHTASPVTDDPEQMLEPAVNGTKNVIMAAAEAKVRRVVFTSSIGTVYMDPNRSPDVVVDESCWSDLEFCKNTKNWYCYGKTVAEQDAWDVAKKNGVDLVVVNPVLVLGPLLQPTVNASIVHILKYLTGSAKTYANSVQAYVHVKDVALAHILVFETPSASGRYICAERMLHRGEVVEILAKFFPEYPIPTKCSDEKNPRKQPYKFTNQKIKDLGIEFTPVKQCLYESVKSLQEKGHLPIPKQAEDSVKIQQGLIY; this is encoded by the exons ATGCCTGTCGATACTTCATCACTTCCATGCCAAGGCCAAACTGTCTGTGTCACCGGGGCTGGTGGCTTCATTGCTTCATGGATTGTTAAACTTCTTCTAGAGAAAGGTTACTCTGTTAAAGGAACTGTGAGGAACCCAG CTGATCCCAAGAATTCCCATTTGAGGGAGCTTGAAGGAGCTCAAGAAAGATTAACTTTATGCAAGGCTGATCTCCTTGATTATGAGTCTCTTAAAGAGGCTATTCAAGGGTGTGATGGAGTTTTCCATACTGCTTCTCCTGTCACAGACGATCCa GAGCAAATGCTGGAGCCAGCAGTGAATGGAACCAAGAATGTGATCATGGCAGCAGCTGAGGCCAAAGTCCGACGAGTGGTTTTCACGTCTTCAATTGGTACTGTGTACATGGACCCCAATAGGAGCCCTGATGTTGTCGTTGATGAATCTTGCTGGAGTGATCTTGAGTTCTGCAAGAACACCAAG AATTGGTATTGCTATGGAAAGACTGTGGCGGAACAGGATGCATGGGATGTGGCTAAGAAGAATGGAGTTGACCTAGTGGTGGTGAACCCAGTGCTGGTGCTTGGACCATTGTTGCAACCCACAGTCAATGCTAGCATCGTTCACATCCTCAAGTACCTAACCGGCTCAGCCAAGACATATGCTAACTCTGTTCAAGCTTATGTGCATGTTAAGGATGTGGCACTAGCCCACATTTTAGTCTTCGAGACACCTTCCGCCTCCGGCCGTTACATTTGCGCTGAGAGAATGCTCCACCGTGGAGAGGTGGTGGAAATCCTTGCAAAGTTCTTCCCGGAGTATCCCATCCCCACCAA GTGTTCAGATGAGAAGAACCCAAGAAAACAACCCTACAAGTTCACAAACCAGAAGATCAAGGATCTGGGCATCGAATTCACCCCAGTGAAACAGTGCCTGTATGAATCTGTTAAGAGCTTGCAGGAAAAGGGTCACCTTCCAATCCCAAAACAAGCTGAAGACTCTGTGAAAATTCAACAAGGACTCATTTATTAG
- the LOC133700930 gene encoding cinnamoyl-CoA reductase 1-like codes for MPVDTSSLPCQGQTVCVTGAGGFIASWIVKLLLEKGYSVKGTVRNPADPKNSHLRELEGAQERLTLCKADLLDYESLKEAIQGCDGVFHTASPVTDDPEQMLEPAVNGTKNVIMAAAEAKVRRVVFTSSIGTVYMDPNRSPDVVVDESCWSDLEFCKNTKNWYCYGKTVAEQDAWDVAKKNGVDLVVVNPVLVLGPLLPPTVNASIVHILKYLTGSAKTYANSVQAYVHVKDVALAHILVFETPSASGRYICAERMLHRGEVVEILAKFFPEYPIPTKCSDEKNPRKQPYKFTNQKIKDLGIEFTPVKQCLYESVKSLQEKGHLPIPKQAEDSVKIQQGLIY; via the exons ATGCCTGTCGATACTTCATCACTTCCATGCCAAGGCCAAACTGTCTGTGTCACCGGGGCTGGTGGCTTCATTGCTTCATGGATTGTTAAACTTCTTCTAGAGAAAGGTTACTCTGTTAAAGGAACTGTGAGGAACCCAG CTGATCCCAAGAATTCCCATTTGAGGGAGCTTGAAGGAGCTCAAGAAAGATTAACTTTATGCAAGGCTGATCTCCTTGATTATGAGTCTCTTAAAGAGGCTATTCAAGGGTGTGATGGAGTTTTCCATACTGCTTCTCCTGTCACAGACGATCCa GAGCAAATGCTGGAGCCAGCAGTGAATGGAACCAAGAATGTGATCATGGCAGCAGCTGAGGCCAAAGTCCGACGAGTGGTTTTCACGTCTTCAATTGGTACTGTGTACATGGACCCCAATAGGAGCCCTGATGTTGTCGTTGATGAATCTTGCTGGAGTGATCTTGAGTTCTGCAAGAACACCAAG AATTGGTATTGCTATGGAAAGACTGTGGCGGAACAGGATGCATGGGATGTGGCTAAGAAGAATGGAGTTGACCTAGTGGTGGTGAACCCAGTGCTGGTGCTTGGACCATTGTTGCCACCCACAGTCAATGCTAGCATCGTTCACATCCTCAAGTACCTAACCGGCTCAGCCAAGACATATGCTAACTCTGTTCAAGCTTATGTGCATGTTAAGGATGTGGCACTAGCCCACATTTTAGTCTTCGAGACACCTTCCGCCTCCGGCCGTTACATTTGCGCTGAGAGAATGCTCCACCGTGGAGAGGTGGTGGAAATCCTTGCAAAGTTCTTCCCGGAGTATCCCATCCCCACCAA GTGTTCAGATGAGAAGAACCCAAGAAAACAACCCTACAAGTTCACAAACCAGAAGATCAAGGATCTGGGCATCGAATTCACCCCAGTGAAACAGTGCCTGTATGAATCTGTAAAGAGCTTGCAGGAAAAGGGTCACCTTCCAATCCCAAAACAAGCTGAAGACTCTGTGAAAATTCAACAAGGACTCATTTATTAG